A portion of the Deinococcus terrestris genome contains these proteins:
- a CDS encoding amidohydrolase: protein MTTTQDPVMNLREQLVAWRRHLHMNPEVGFHEHDTADFIEAELRKMPGLTVTRPTATSVLAVLRGGQPGRTLLLRADIDALPMEEENTFEFRSQRPGAMHACGHDGHTAILLGVARLLSENPGEVPGEVRMIFQHAEEIGPGGAEELVMETDLMDGVDVVTGLHLNSQLPAGLVVVKPGAFMAAPDTVHITVKGKGGHGAHPEQTVDPIAVGAQVVTNLQHVVSRHVAALDALVVSITYFQSGTTHNVIPDTATLMGTVRTFDPELRQRAPELIERVVKGVTEAHGAGYDFGYEFGYRPLINTDWVAAQLRDIALETVGPEHFQEAQPTMGGEDFSAYLEKAPGAYFNVGSGSDEADSRWPHHHPRFTIDEESLVTGARMLHAAALRLTGEPGAKSGT from the coding sequence ATGACCACAACCCAGGACCCTGTGATGAACCTGCGGGAGCAACTCGTCGCGTGGCGGCGGCACCTGCACATGAATCCCGAAGTCGGCTTTCACGAGCACGACACCGCCGACTTCATTGAGGCTGAACTGCGGAAGATGCCCGGCCTGACCGTGACCCGCCCCACCGCGACGAGCGTGCTGGCGGTCCTCAGGGGCGGCCAGCCGGGGCGCACGCTCTTGCTGCGGGCCGACATTGACGCGCTGCCGATGGAGGAGGAAAACACCTTCGAGTTCCGCTCGCAGCGCCCCGGCGCGATGCACGCCTGCGGGCACGACGGCCACACGGCGATCTTGCTGGGGGTCGCCCGCCTGCTCTCCGAGAATCCGGGAGAGGTGCCTGGCGAGGTCCGCATGATCTTCCAGCACGCCGAGGAGATCGGGCCGGGCGGCGCCGAGGAACTCGTCATGGAGACGGACCTGATGGACGGGGTGGACGTGGTGACGGGCCTGCACCTCAACTCGCAGCTTCCGGCGGGGCTGGTCGTGGTCAAGCCGGGGGCGTTCATGGCCGCGCCGGACACCGTCCACATCACCGTGAAGGGCAAGGGCGGGCACGGGGCGCACCCCGAGCAGACGGTGGACCCCATCGCGGTGGGCGCCCAGGTCGTGACCAACCTCCAGCATGTCGTGAGCCGCCATGTGGCCGCGCTCGACGCGCTGGTCGTCTCCATCACCTACTTCCAGAGCGGCACCACCCACAACGTCATCCCCGACACGGCGACCCTGATGGGCACGGTGCGGACCTTCGACCCCGAGCTGCGGCAGCGGGCGCCGGAGCTGATCGAGCGGGTCGTGAAGGGTGTGACCGAGGCGCACGGAGCGGGCTACGACTTCGGGTACGAGTTCGGCTACCGCCCCCTGATCAACACCGACTGGGTGGCCGCGCAACTCCGCGACATCGCGCTGGAGACGGTGGGGCCGGAGCACTTTCAGGAGGCCCAGCCCACCATGGGCGGCGAAGACTTCAGCGCCTACCTGGAGAAGGCGCCCGGTGCCTACTTCAACGTCGGCTCGGGCAGCGACGAGGCCGACAGCCGCTGGCCGCACCACCACCCCCGCTTCACCATCGACGAAGAGAGCCTGGTGACGGGAGCGCGGATGCTGCACGCGGCCGCCCTGCGGCTGACGGGAGAACCGGGCGCCAAGAGCGGGACCTGA